In a genomic window of Nodosilinea sp. E11:
- a CDS encoding PAS domain-containing protein, translating to MRHAFVDITASVGCTTSVSDAVRLMGNSQPQFSCIFIIDKGKLIGSFTEGALLPLVAQGRSLAELTIAEVMQTPVVSVRQSDLDDISIPARLLQQSATDCLAVVDDQGALAGVITRASLQPHLWEALQGQRAELTHQQELTTSLSQSAAQYQSLLQALPDLVVRTSAEGVYLDRVGSADFELYCGQVDLVGKRGDEILPAELAAQRLEYIRQALQTGELQIYDQQIVINGTLRTEEVRINVCGDREVLVIVRDITARKTLEDTNRAILEAIPDLLVRINRQGGYLGILRGESVKRVLLPPPDFSNYTIYDVLPPTLAEQKVQMAQQALDTGTVQIYEQQIEIDGELCWEEVRVSPVNGDEALLMIRDISDRKRSESDRQQAELALAESEATQRAILAAIPDLLVRVSAEGRYLDFIGPDRSFNLFNPALVTPDGAIADLLPPELAQPQLAAIRRALETRELQVYEQQMQVGDRLRHEELRAICIGDHEVLLMIRDITEQQAALRERKQAKDRLRQSEAQSRAILSAIPDLMFRTTADGVYLEYIASRRVTDLLPPTVNSLGQSMVDLLPSAVAQRHLAAIRRALDTRTLQVYEQQLQIGDRMQYEEVRAIANGDNEVLFMIRDITDRKRSEAEREQAEIDLQELNHELEARVAQRTAALQESEERWQLALQGSNASLWDWNVKTGKVFRTKRWHELRGVTEEEVSDSPEEWSDRIHPDDRDRILAAMADHLAQKTAFYEQEYRLRHKDGHYLWILDRGQAVWDEAGNPTRIIGSEMDISQRKKAELEAQMLKRQLEFVLSSSPAAIFTCQMDGATTFMSDNIVNLSGYTPAEFLSCPDFWVNHLHPEDAPCLLAELPALFEQGQHIHEYRFLHKAGHYIWVRNELRLMRDTQGVPVEIVGYFADIGDRKAVENQLRKSEADLAEAQRMVHLGSWEVDAATRQLSWSDELFHIFGFDPSDPEPGYAEHFNLIHPEDRDRLQEYVDLALRKGTPFEIELQILRVDGTTGYLDARGEAKLDDQGHIAKIFGTALDITERKVAELERQNLSNRLALALSSGAIGCWDWDIQQNTIFWDERMYELYGAAAADIAASVPYEIWANSVHPDDRAATETLLHQAILGQAIYDPEFRVIHGDGSIHHIKAHGMVVLDAEGNPKSMIGINLDISERAQLEAERQQAEDRLQQINQQLLLTNTELDRATRLKDEFLANMSHELRTPLNAILGLSEGLKEQVFGSLSDRQRQAIETIERSGTHLLDLINDILDLSKIEADKLELETALVSVHYLCESSLTFVRQLALSKDVGLSLDSVQAIPDIVVDERRIRQVLINLLSNAVKFTPSGGQVTLRARVDQQNSRNYLQLSVIDTGIGIAPDDLAKLFQPFVQIDSSLSRQYNGTGLGLALVRKLVDLHRGTVSVTSEVNQGSCFTLNIPYLTDIALPTIAPPAPPSSRLDTHNSRVLVIEDSAAAADLVARYLEEQGMEAIICPSGDRVMDDVTQFQPGLIILDILLPNLSGWDVLRQLKTDPKTQAIPVIVVSVVDERAYGLALGASEYLVKPISRHQLQQAIDSLQHSHQAPLSPVMVVSSPDSANSAVEPPLILLAEDNDMNIATVSSYLTALGYRLVYAKNGQVAVELAQTQTPDLILMDIQMPGMDGLEAMQLIRSDTRCAHIPIVALTALAMPGDRERCLAAGANDYLSKPFKMKVLKGLIQQLLQSV from the coding sequence ATGCGTCACGCGTTTGTTGACATTACCGCTTCTGTAGGCTGCACAACATCGGTGAGCGATGCCGTGCGGTTAATGGGAAATAGTCAACCGCAATTTTCCTGTATTTTTATCATTGACAAGGGAAAGTTGATCGGCAGTTTTACTGAGGGCGCGCTGCTGCCGCTGGTGGCCCAGGGGCGATCGCTCGCTGAACTGACCATCGCTGAGGTGATGCAGACGCCAGTGGTCAGCGTGCGGCAGTCTGATCTCGACGATATCTCGATTCCGGCACGGCTCTTACAGCAGTCTGCCACCGACTGTCTGGCCGTAGTGGACGATCAGGGGGCGCTGGCGGGGGTGATTACCCGCGCGAGTTTGCAACCCCACCTGTGGGAGGCGCTTCAGGGGCAGCGGGCTGAACTCACTCACCAGCAGGAGCTAACCACATCCCTCAGCCAAAGCGCTGCCCAGTATCAGTCTTTGCTTCAGGCGTTGCCCGACTTGGTCGTCCGCACCTCAGCAGAAGGGGTCTATCTCGACCGCGTGGGCTCTGCGGACTTCGAACTCTACTGTGGCCAGGTGGATCTGGTGGGTAAACGGGGCGACGAGATCTTGCCAGCCGAGTTAGCGGCCCAACGCCTAGAGTACATTCGGCAGGCCTTGCAGACGGGAGAGCTGCAAATCTATGACCAGCAGATTGTGATCAACGGCACCTTGCGCACGGAGGAAGTCAGAATCAACGTCTGCGGCGATCGCGAAGTGCTGGTGATCGTGCGCGACATTACCGCTCGCAAAACCCTTGAAGACACCAATCGTGCCATCCTCGAAGCGATTCCCGATTTGCTCGTGCGGATCAATCGCCAGGGGGGATATTTAGGCATTTTGAGGGGCGAGTCGGTTAAGAGAGTGCTGCTGCCTCCCCCAGATTTCTCTAACTACACGATCTACGACGTGCTGCCCCCCACCTTAGCTGAGCAGAAAGTCCAGATGGCCCAACAAGCTCTCGATACAGGGACCGTTCAAATCTACGAGCAGCAGATTGAAATCGATGGCGAGCTGTGTTGGGAAGAGGTGCGGGTTAGCCCTGTCAACGGAGATGAAGCGCTGTTGATGATTCGCGATATTAGCGATCGCAAACGCAGTGAATCCGACCGCCAGCAGGCAGAACTCGCGCTAGCCGAGAGCGAGGCTACTCAGCGGGCGATTCTTGCCGCCATTCCCGATCTCTTGGTGCGGGTGAGTGCCGAAGGGCGCTATCTCGATTTTATCGGCCCCGATCGCAGCTTCAACCTCTTTAACCCTGCCCTGGTAACCCCCGACGGGGCGATCGCCGATTTGCTGCCGCCGGAGCTGGCCCAACCCCAGCTTGCCGCCATTCGTCGCGCCTTAGAAACCCGAGAGTTACAGGTTTATGAACAGCAAATGCAGGTCGGTGATCGGCTTCGCCACGAAGAGTTGCGGGCGATCTGCATTGGCGACCATGAAGTGCTGTTGATGATTCGCGATATCACCGAGCAGCAGGCTGCCCTGCGGGAACGCAAACAGGCCAAAGACAGGCTGCGTCAGAGTGAGGCCCAGAGCCGTGCCATCCTGTCGGCTATTCCTGACCTGATGTTCCGGACGACGGCCGATGGGGTGTATCTGGAGTACATCGCCAGCCGACGCGTCACCGACCTGCTGCCCCCTACGGTTAACTCTTTGGGGCAATCGATGGTAGATCTGCTGCCGTCAGCGGTGGCCCAACGTCACCTAGCCGCCATTCGGCGGGCCTTAGACACCCGCACCCTGCAAGTTTATGAGCAGCAGCTTCAGATCGGCGATCGCATGCAGTATGAGGAAGTGCGCGCCATCGCCAACGGCGACAACGAAGTGCTGTTTATGATTCGCGACATTACCGATCGTAAACGCAGCGAAGCTGAACGCGAGCAGGCTGAAATCGACCTTCAAGAGTTAAACCACGAGCTAGAGGCGCGGGTTGCCCAGCGCACAGCCGCTCTTCAAGAAAGCGAAGAGCGCTGGCAGCTGGCCCTCCAGGGGAGCAATGCCTCCCTCTGGGACTGGAATGTGAAAACCGGTAAGGTCTTTCGCACCAAACGCTGGCACGAGCTACGGGGGGTGACGGAGGAGGAGGTGAGCGACAGTCCCGAAGAATGGTCCGATCGCATTCACCCCGACGACCGCGATCGCATTCTGGCGGCAATGGCGGATCATCTCGCCCAGAAAACGGCCTTCTACGAGCAGGAATATCGCCTGCGCCATAAAGACGGTCACTATCTGTGGATTCTTGATCGGGGCCAGGCCGTTTGGGATGAGGCCGGTAACCCCACCCGCATCATCGGCTCCGAAATGGACATTTCCCAGCGAAAAAAAGCCGAACTGGAGGCCCAAATGCTAAAGCGGCAGTTGGAGTTTGTGCTGTCCTCTAGCCCAGCGGCGATCTTTACCTGTCAGATGGATGGGGCCACCACCTTCATGAGCGACAACATTGTCAACCTGAGCGGCTATACGCCCGCTGAGTTTTTGTCCTGCCCCGATTTTTGGGTGAATCATCTTCACCCTGAGGATGCCCCGTGCCTGTTGGCAGAACTACCAGCCCTGTTTGAGCAGGGGCAGCACATCCATGAATATCGGTTTTTGCACAAAGCTGGCCATTACATCTGGGTTCGCAACGAACTGCGGCTGATGCGCGATACCCAGGGCGTACCGGTCGAAATTGTGGGCTACTTTGCCGATATTGGCGATCGCAAAGCCGTTGAAAACCAACTCCGCAAGAGCGAAGCCGACCTGGCAGAAGCCCAGCGCATGGTGCATCTGGGCAGTTGGGAAGTCGATGCCGCCACTCGCCAACTGAGCTGGTCCGATGAACTGTTCCATATCTTTGGGTTTGACCCCAGCGATCCTGAGCCTGGCTATGCGGAGCATTTCAATCTAATTCACCCTGAGGATCGCGATCGCCTTCAGGAATACGTTGATCTAGCCCTAAGGAAAGGCACCCCCTTCGAAATCGAGCTGCAAATTCTCCGGGTGGACGGGACCACTGGCTATCTAGACGCGCGGGGTGAAGCCAAACTGGATGACCAAGGGCACATTGCCAAAATCTTTGGGACAGCCCTAGACATTACAGAGCGCAAAGTTGCCGAACTCGAGCGACAAAACCTATCCAATCGGCTGGCCCTCGCCCTGAGCTCTGGGGCGATCGGCTGTTGGGACTGGGATATTCAGCAAAACACCATCTTTTGGGATGAGCGGATGTATGAACTGTACGGAGCCGCCGCCGCTGATATAGCTGCCTCGGTGCCCTACGAGATTTGGGCCAACAGCGTTCACCCTGACGATCGCGCCGCGACCGAAACCTTACTGCACCAGGCTATCTTAGGGCAAGCCATCTACGATCCCGAGTTTCGAGTGATCCATGGCGACGGCAGCATCCACCACATTAAGGCTCACGGTATGGTGGTGCTCGACGCTGAGGGTAACCCCAAAAGTATGATTGGGATCAACCTAGACATTAGCGAAAGGGCACAGCTCGAAGCCGAGCGCCAACAGGCCGAAGACCGCCTCCAGCAAATCAATCAACAGCTCCTGTTAACCAACACCGAGCTCGATCGCGCCACCCGCCTCAAAGACGAGTTTTTGGCCAACATGAGCCACGAGCTCCGCACCCCGCTCAATGCCATTTTGGGTCTGTCTGAGGGGCTTAAAGAACAGGTTTTTGGCAGCTTAAGCGATCGCCAGCGGCAGGCCATCGAGACCATCGAGCGCAGCGGTACCCATCTGCTAGATCTCATTAACGATATTCTCGATCTATCTAAAATTGAAGCCGACAAACTTGAGCTAGAGACGGCGTTAGTGAGTGTTCACTATCTGTGCGAATCGAGTCTAACCTTCGTCCGCCAACTGGCACTTTCTAAAGATGTAGGTCTGAGCCTAGACAGCGTTCAGGCCATACCCGATATCGTGGTCGATGAACGACGCATTCGCCAAGTGCTGATCAACCTACTCAGCAACGCCGTCAAGTTTACGCCCTCCGGCGGGCAGGTCACCCTCCGGGCTCGCGTTGACCAGCAAAACAGTAGAAACTATCTCCAATTGTCGGTAATCGACACTGGCATTGGCATTGCCCCAGACGATCTCGCCAAACTCTTTCAACCCTTTGTGCAAATCGACAGTAGCTTAAGCCGCCAATACAATGGCACGGGTCTGGGTCTAGCCCTAGTGCGCAAGTTGGTAGACCTGCATAGAGGCACGGTGTCCGTAACCAGCGAGGTCAATCAGGGCAGCTGCTTCACCCTCAATATTCCTTACCTCACCGACATCGCTTTACCGACGATCGCCCCCCCAGCCCCCCCCAGCAGCCGGCTCGATACCCATAACTCTCGCGTCCTGGTGATCGAAGACTCTGCCGCTGCGGCAGACCTGGTCGCTCGTTATCTTGAAGAGCAAGGGATGGAAGCCATCATTTGCCCCAGCGGCGATCGGGTGATGGACGACGTGACCCAGTTTCAACCGGGCCTGATTATTCTCGATATTTTGCTGCCCAATCTGTCTGGATGGGATGTGCTGCGACAGCTTAAAACCGATCCCAAAACCCAAGCCATCCCGGTGATTGTGGTGTCTGTCGTAGACGAGCGAGCCTATGGGCTGGCTCTCGGTGCGTCAGAGTATTTGGTCAAACCGATTAGCCGCCACCAGCTCCAGCAGGCGATCGACAGCCTGCAACACAGCCACCAGGCCCCCCTGTCTCCAGTGATGGTTGTCTCCTCGCCCGACTCGGCCAACTCGGCAGTCGAGCCGCCGCTCATTTTGCTAGCTGAAGACAATGACATGAATATAGCTACGGTTTCTAGCTACCTCACGGCTCTAGGGTATCGCCTGGTCTACGCCAAAAATGGCCAGGTAGCCGTTGAGCTGGCCCAAACTCAGACCCCCGATTTGATTTTGATGGATATTCAAATGCCTGGTATGGACGGTCTAGAAGCCATGCAGCTCATTCGCAGCGATACTCGTTGTGCCCACATCCCCATCGTCGCCCTAACCGCCTTGGCCATGCCCGGCGATCGAGAGCGATGCCTAGCCGCAGGCGCGAATGACTACCTTTCAAAGCCCTTCAAAATGAAAGTGTTAAAGGGTTTAATTCAGCAGCTTTTGCAGTCGGTCTGA
- a CDS encoding YwiC-like family protein, protein MQSPPLELNQAATPKRNPQAWYRPIFSPEHGVYVMLLVSFVTGATAAQAWSWATTLALLCAFSGFQAEHPWMLQIKQRSSFKPRFWVWGGLYSWVAASLALYLLWQQGFWSSPLWVIYLSAFAAFGIDGIAVFRRGQKSVANELITFAAVCLSAPFAYLVTTGNLVPQVGGLWALNALFFSSAIFTVKLRKSKTHSAMPGGVFHAIATLLILALAYFRLLDPLTACAFGVALVKFGFILWQRDWYCTTKIQRVALLETSMALLFLVIVALSLLPAHLPA, encoded by the coding sequence ATGCAATCTCCCCCCCTTGAGCTGAACCAAGCCGCCACCCCAAAGCGAAACCCCCAGGCCTGGTATCGCCCCATCTTTTCGCCGGAGCACGGGGTTTACGTCATGCTGTTGGTCTCCTTCGTGACCGGGGCGACGGCGGCCCAGGCTTGGAGCTGGGCCACCACCCTGGCTCTGCTCTGTGCCTTTTCTGGCTTCCAAGCTGAGCATCCCTGGATGCTGCAAATCAAGCAGCGCAGCAGTTTCAAGCCTCGGTTTTGGGTTTGGGGTGGGTTGTATTCCTGGGTGGCTGCCAGCCTTGCCCTTTACCTGCTGTGGCAGCAGGGATTCTGGTCCTCCCCGCTGTGGGTGATTTATCTGAGTGCTTTTGCGGCCTTTGGGATAGATGGTATAGCAGTGTTTCGCCGGGGGCAGAAGTCTGTTGCCAATGAACTGATTACCTTTGCGGCGGTTTGTCTATCGGCACCCTTTGCCTACCTCGTCACCACGGGTAACCTGGTTCCCCAAGTGGGAGGACTCTGGGCGCTGAATGCCCTGTTTTTCTCCAGCGCTATTTTTACGGTAAAGCTGCGGAAGTCGAAGACCCATTCGGCAATGCCAGGGGGTGTGTTCCATGCGATCGCCACGCTCCTCATCCTGGCCCTAGCCTACTTCAGGCTATTAGATCCCCTGACCGCCTGTGCTTTCGGCGTCGCCCTGGTCAAATTCGGCTTCATTCTCTGGCAGCGTGACTGGTACTGCACGACTAAAATTCAGCGGGTTGCCCTACTCGAAACCAGCATGGCGCTATTGTTCCTGGTGATTGTGGCGCTGTCTCTGCTGCCTGCCCATCTGCCTGCCTAG
- a CDS encoding protelomerase family protein, with protein MAPVLSHSFDSTRAEIVAAMEQRIEKGDRTKLTRKELEELIAILVARLVDLNQRDADTKGEIETLCAAEQTLLEQAFSRNSINSVYFPRYTTAIKAAIAEGRIQLTSKNSYPRPWFKRNPPPGESSQGVDRRHYALDGFTYPIEVQSQLRAATTKNANARQDDRQPVDLDAYLSKINLLLASNDPIDLIIAIAAVTGRRHTEVVSLGQLQPHVADTAQLIPQEHPYLLRFTGQQKAAKPAYDLLTLVPAQDVLLAIKKLRATADIHDLDGVASDDPRMEALNARVNRRVVKVLDGVLPTPKGFTNISIHRCRAVYVPIALHYFCPANMAEQRLAQHLLGHVLLDDTASGNASVTGHYYQYYLTRQGKPLTARGVKLAASGPIPLPPDELDAPVAQPFTETQGDLIVADTLPSKTMTTPSPQVNGSRDSDPVWATISTQAATISTQAQTISAQAATIDRLARSGGGGQGNDAELKALKVDHERLLAMLDELKAIAADPNQLQAAQRFFAFDFDLEVEVEVDAPTGDAVEPPAEAPSVPSPTLLAAADLSDKAQNTKPYQRGVRLLEIAQQWAQEHPEMTVKFSGALLKAVGVHAAAIKAITTDLEDEIEMFNKSLGNASLKTHNKGKTESFLAFAKAKLQSEGLYYPRS; from the coding sequence ATGGCACCTGTACTCTCCCACTCCTTTGACAGCACTCGCGCCGAGATCGTCGCCGCTATGGAGCAGCGGATTGAAAAGGGCGATCGCACCAAGCTTACCCGCAAGGAGTTGGAGGAGCTGATCGCTATTTTGGTGGCTCGATTAGTGGACCTCAACCAGCGTGATGCGGACACCAAGGGTGAAATCGAAACCCTCTGTGCAGCGGAGCAAACCCTCTTAGAACAAGCCTTTTCTCGCAATTCGATCAATTCGGTCTATTTTCCTCGCTATACAACGGCGATTAAAGCTGCGATCGCCGAGGGGCGCATTCAACTCACCAGTAAAAATTCTTATCCACGCCCATGGTTTAAGCGCAATCCGCCGCCGGGGGAGTCGAGCCAGGGGGTGGACCGTCGCCACTATGCCCTCGACGGCTTTACCTACCCGATTGAGGTGCAGTCTCAACTCAGGGCCGCCACGACTAAAAATGCCAATGCTCGCCAGGACGATCGCCAGCCCGTCGATCTCGATGCCTACCTGAGTAAAATCAACCTCCTGTTGGCCTCAAATGACCCCATCGACTTGATTATTGCGATCGCCGCCGTCACCGGGCGACGCCATACTGAAGTCGTCAGCCTGGGGCAGCTCCAACCTCACGTTGCAGATACGGCTCAGCTGATTCCCCAGGAGCACCCTTACCTACTGCGCTTTACCGGGCAGCAGAAGGCTGCGAAGCCGGCCTACGACCTGTTGACCCTGGTGCCCGCCCAGGATGTTTTGCTGGCGATTAAAAAACTCAGGGCCACCGCTGATATTCATGACTTAGACGGGGTCGCCTCAGACGATCCTCGGATGGAGGCGCTGAACGCTCGGGTTAACCGCCGGGTCGTCAAGGTGCTAGATGGGGTGCTGCCAACCCCCAAGGGGTTTACCAATATTTCAATTCATCGCTGCCGGGCCGTCTATGTGCCAATTGCCCTCCATTATTTTTGCCCAGCCAATATGGCAGAGCAACGCCTGGCCCAGCATCTCTTGGGCCATGTGCTGCTCGACGACACTGCCTCTGGCAATGCCTCGGTGACGGGTCATTACTACCAGTATTATCTGACTCGCCAGGGGAAGCCGCTCACCGCTCGGGGGGTGAAGTTAGCGGCTAGTGGCCCCATTCCATTGCCGCCCGATGAGCTTGACGCACCCGTTGCCCAACCCTTTACCGAAACCCAAGGAGACTTGATCGTGGCCGATACTCTGCCTTCAAAGACGATGACGACGCCAAGCCCGCAGGTTAATGGGTCAAGGGATAGTGACCCGGTTTGGGCAACGATTTCAACCCAGGCGGCGACGATCTCGACTCAGGCCCAAACCATCTCGGCCCAGGCGGCAACCATCGATCGGCTGGCTCGCTCAGGGGGGGGGGGGCAGGGCAACGATGCAGAACTCAAGGCACTCAAGGTCGATCATGAACGACTGCTGGCGATGCTTGACGAACTCAAGGCGATCGCGGCTGACCCCAATCAGCTCCAGGCGGCCCAGCGGTTCTTTGCCTTTGATTTTGACCTTGAGGTTGAGGTTGAGGTCGATGCGCCTACTGGTGACGCGGTAGAGCCACCCGCAGAGGCACCCTCTGTGCCTAGCCCGACTCTGTTGGCGGCGGCGGACCTCTCCGACAAAGCGCAAAACACTAAGCCCTATCAGCGGGGGGTGCGGCTGCTTGAGATTGCCCAGCAGTGGGCTCAGGAACATCCTGAAATGACGGTCAAGTTTTCGGGGGCGTTACTGAAGGCGGTAGGTGTTCATGCTGCTGCGATTAAGGCGATTACCACTGACCTCGAAGATGAGATTGAGATGTTTAATAAGTCTCTGGGCAATGCTTCGCTCAAAACCCATAACAAGGGTAAAACGGAGTCGTTCCTTGCCTTTGCCAAAGCTAAACTCCAATCAGAAGGTCTCTATTATCCCCGCAGCTAG